In the genome of Coregonus clupeaformis isolate EN_2021a chromosome 11, ASM2061545v1, whole genome shotgun sequence, one region contains:
- the LOC121577183 gene encoding allatostatin-A receptor produces MPFKIKEDAVPNTFSLIFACTCGVILGIGFCANLLVFSLFAKYNTLRKNRLDILLLSMALADSLTLLLIPFTLHSAVSYSWPLGDTSCKVYQFFLAFSLAASTYSLCAVSMTRAMIITNPYHPPTMDLVVLMFVLVWASAFFISLPLRIFATKESLGPGLGNFSFCLPTIQEHHYQVVLSQFMLYYFVPMLVIAFNYVRLACFLHKSPVMSVASARNTRRASLMVFLAAGTFSICWLPGYILELCVYLELYHHGQSWEMFYFICTVLQYLHPCVNPVLYVLLSKRYRHRRGSWLFNCNRNRVQPQIVSITTETM; encoded by the exons ATGCCGTTTAAGATTAAGGAGGAC GCTGTCCCCAACACGTTCTCCCTGATCTTTGCCTGTACCTGCGGGGTGATCCTGGGCATCGGTTTCTGTGCCAACCTACTGGTGTTCTCTCTGTTCGCCAAGTACAACACCCTGAGGAAGAACCGGCTGGACATCCTGCTGCTCAGCATGGCTCTGGCAGACTCCCTCACCCTGCTGCTGATACCATTCACCTTGCACTCTGCCGTCAG CTACTCGTGGCCGCTGGGGGACACCTCCTGCAAGGTGTACCAGTTCTTTCTGGCCTTCTCCCTGGCAGCCAGCACCTACAGCCTGTGTGCCGTGTCCATGACACGGGCCATGATCATCACCAACCCCTACCACCCTCCTACCATGGACCTGGTGGTCCTGATGTTCGTCTTGGTCTGGGCATCAGCCTTCTTCATCAGCCTGCCTCTAAGGATCTTCGCCACCAAGGAGAGCCTGGGCCCGGGCTTGGGTAATTTTTCATTCTGCCTGCCCACCATACAGGAACACCACTATCAG GTGGTCCTCAGCCAGTTCATGCTCTACTACTTCGTCCCCATGCTGGTGATCGCCTTCAACTACGTCCGGCTTGCCTGCTTCCTCCACAAGAGCCCAGTCATGTCTGTGGCCAGTGCCCGCAACACACGCCGAGCCTCCCTCATGGTGTTCCTGGCAGCCGGGACCTTCTCCATCTGCTGGCTTCCCgg GTACATCCTGGAGCTGTGTGTGTACCTTGAGCTCTACCACCACGGCCAGTCCTGGGAGATGTTCTACTTCATCTGcacagtcctccagtacctccaccCCTGTGTTAACCCCGTGCTCTACGTGCTGCTGTCCAAGAGGTACCGTCACCGCAGGGGTTCCTGGTTGTTTAACTGCAACAGGAATAGGGTGCAGCCGCAGATTGTCAGCATCACTACAGAGACTATGTAG